The following proteins are co-located in the Silene latifolia isolate original U9 population chromosome 1, ASM4854445v1, whole genome shotgun sequence genome:
- the LOC141617048 gene encoding methylsterol monooxygenase 2-2-like: MASLLESSWQYLITNFSDFQLSCIGSFILHESVFFLSGLPFIALERLGYFSKYKIQAKINTPEGQGKCIIRLLLYHFCVNLPVMLLSYPVFRAMGMRSSLPLPSWKEVVSQIIFYFILEDFIFYWGHRLLHTKWLYQHIHSIHHEYATPFGLTSEYAHPAEILFLGFATIVGPAITGPHLFTLWLWMMVRVLETVEAHCGYHFPWSPSNFIPLYGGSDFHDYHHRLLYTKSGNYSSTFVYMDWLFGTDTGFRKLKAVKAAEAESKHM; encoded by the exons ATGGCGTCGCTTCTTGAATCTTCTTGGCAG TACCTGATCACTAATTTCAGTGACTTCCAGTTATCATGCATTGGAAGCTTCATCCTTCATGAGAGTGTCTTCTTCTTATCAGGACTCCCTTTTATTGCCCTCGAGAGGCTTGGCTATTTTAGCAAGTATAAGATTCAG GCTAAAATAAACACTCCTGAGGGACAGGGGAAATGCATAATCCGCTTGTTGTTGTaccatttttgtgtcaatttgCCAGTGATGCTTTTATCCTACCCTGTCTTCAGAGCTATGGGGATGCGTAGCAGTCTTCCTCTGCCGTCCTG GAAAGAAGTCGTATCTCAGATAATATTTTATTTCATTCTTGAAGATTTTATATTTTATTGGGGACACAGGTTACTACACACAAAGTGGTTGTACCAGCATATTCACAGCATCCACCATGA GTACGCAACACCGTTTGGACTGACATCAGAATATGCTCACCCAGCAGAGATACTATTCCTGGGATTCGCTACAATTGTTGGGCCTGCCATTACGGGCCCTCATTTGTTTACTCTCTGGCTGTGGATGATGGTAAGAGTCCTCGAGACTGTTGAGGCACACTGCGGATATCACTTTCCTTGGAGCCCTTCAAACTTCATTCCTTTATATGGAGG TTCTGATTTTCATGACTATCACCACCGGTTATTGTACACGAAGTCTGGGAACTACTCATCAACTTTTGTATACATGGACTG GCTTTTCGGTACTGACACTGGTTTCAGAAAACTGAAGGCTGTGAAGGCTGCTGAAGCCGAGAGCAAGCATATGTAG